Sequence from the [Clostridium] scindens genome:
CAAGAGGCATTTGCGTTTTAGCGCGGATGCCCCGGGCCTGCCTGATTTAATTCAGCTGGTATATCATGAAATTCAGATATGCGGCGAACAGGCACCATATAAGGTAGGGGATCTGTAGATAGGCGGCAACAGGACTTATCTTGTGAAACTGATATATCATCAGGGCTATGAGGATGATAAGCACGAGAAGCCATAAAAATGCAAAGAGGTACATGGAAAAGCCGAAAAAGAATATGCTCCAGAGGAAGTTGAAGAACAGCTGGATAAAATATAGTCGAAGCGCCTTATTCTTTTCAGGAGTTTCGGATTCATAGATTATATAAGAAGATATCCCCATTAATATATATAATATGGTCCAGACGATGGGAAATAGGAAGGACGGAGGACTAAGAGGCGGCTTATTCAATGCCAAATAGGCCGCCGAATTGCCGCTTAAGAGAGCAGACAAGGATCCTGCCGCAAGAGGAATAAGGATAAAAATAATGAGAGCGCTTTTGTTTTTGATGTTCATATATACCGGCTCCAGGCATGACTTTCAATATTATATGAAAAATCTCCGGGAAATATGAACGGTATCTCCGGCTTTACTTGCCGCTCTTTGACTTGCCCGCCGTCTCTTTGAGCAGTTCCAGGAATTCTTCCCTGGCGGGGTTCATGCTGTTCTCCATATAGATTACGGAACATCCGGTGTTCAATGTGCGTCCGGCCATGGGAACGTAGCGAAGTCCATCCATGGGCATATCCTTCATGCAGGCGGGGACAATGCCAAAGCCAATATCAGATTTGGCAAGCAGAGCCATGCTGTAGTAATCGTTGGCATAGATTACTTCGTTGCTGCCCAGGCCGAGAATATTCATGACATTCCATATCTGCCATTCATAGGAGATGATGTCATTCTCTATCGTTCGAAGCATTGGCTTTCCCGTAAGACTAGCGGGTTCCAGGCTGTCCTGCTGCGCCAGTTCATTGTCCGCGCTCAGAAGAAACAGGCATTCATCCTTCCTCAGGGGATGGACTTTGAGCCATTGGCTATAATTGCGGTCGTAGTCGGATACTACCGCCAGGTCCAGATATCCATCTTCCAGCTGCTGCAGGACTTTCCTCTTTTTCTTTCCATAGATGAGATCTACCTGGATAGATGGATGGTCCTTATAGAACTGGCTTACGATGGGCGTGATGGCAAACTGTTCGTATGCGCCGGGATACCCGATCTTAATCAGAGGCTTATCCTCTTGCGAAACCTGGCGGGCATGGGAGATGGCCTGGTTGTAGTCTGCCATAATGTACTGGCAGCGCTTATAGAGATAGCCCCCGGCTTTGGTAAGCGTCACGCCGGTATTGCTTCTGTGAAAGAGCTGGAAGCCCAGCTCGTCTTCATATTTCTTGATCTGCAGGCTCATGGCAGTCTGGGATATGAACTGTTCATTGGCAGCCTCTGTAAAGTTCAGATATTTGGCGGCGGAAAGAAAAAATGGGAGCCGTTTGATGCTCATATGAATACCTCCTATCGTGGGAAGGATGCCAGGCATCCTTCTTTTTTTCATTCTACCATAAATTAAACTTATTGCGGGGGATTAATTTTAAATTATACAGCCTGAATTATAAGTGTTAGAATGAACTTAATAAAAAATGTTATTAAAATAACAAATGGTAAAAATAAGGAGGAAATGTTATGGCACATTATGTTCCAGGCGCTTATGAAGGCATCGGCCGCGGATACCGCGGCAAACTTATCGTGAATGTAACCGTTACAGAAGAAAGGATTGAAAAGATTCAGATCGTCAAGCACAAGGAGGTGCGAGGTCTTGCATGGGATCTTCCCACCTCTCCGATCGAGGTCATCCCTCCACAGATTATCGAATACCAGTCGCTGAATATTCCACTGGTAAATGGTGCGGATCTGACCAGCGCGGCCATACTGGACGCGGTTGCGGCCGCTCTGAAAGCAGCAGGGGCAACGGATGAGGACATAGAACAGCTAAGACAAGCGCCGGGGCCTGAGGCTCCAGAGCCAAAGGACGAGGTGCGCACGGTTGATGTTGCCGTATTCGGCGCAGGCGCAGGCGGACTGGCGGCAGCAATCGAAGCAAAGGAAGGCGGCGCGGACGTCATCCTGATCGAGAAGCAGGGAATTACAGGAGGCTCCACGGCGCGTTCCGGCGGAAAACTTCTGGGCGCAGGCACCAAATGGCAGAAGGAGCAGGGGATCTATGACACGAAAGAGATGTGCTATGACTATTTGATGGAAGTAGGAAACCGCAGGGGAGACTTTATGGATGCATCCAAGAACCGTTACCTTGTAGAGCATCTGAATGAGACCCTGGATTGGCTGGGAACGATGGGCTACCAGGTTCAGGACGTGGAGGCGATCCATGTATCCCTTCAGCCATGGAGAGTACATAACAGCATGGGCGGCGGCGGACAGACCAACGGCCAGGGCGGAGAGATTACCACTCCCCTTACCCATCATTATGTAGACAAACTGGGCGGTGAGATTCTATATAATACGGCGCTTAAAGAATTGCTTACCGATGAAAACGGTACTGTAAACGGGGCAGTGTGCGAGAAGCTTGACGGTTCAAAACTTACGGTATACGCCAAGAAAGGCGTGATCCTTGCCACCGGAGGATATTCCCGCAATAAAGAGATGTGCGCGCGTTACCCGGTAGCCCATTATTTCTCAACCACTCCAAAGAGCAATGTAGGAGAGGGGCTGATAGCGGCAGAGAAGATCGGCGCCCGCAACTTCGTGCATCCGGGAATCCAGGTGGTTTATACCAGCCTGACCTGCGGCATCGGCATCAATGACGAGTCCGGGCTGATTGTCAATGAACGCGGAGAGCGTGTGGTGAATGAGTGGAGCTACCAGTATCATGTATCCGATGCGCTGGCGGCCTCCGGAAGCAATTGCGGATGGTACATTACCAGCGGCGACGAGCCTTACAGCGGCGTACAGTATGGGTTCAAGCAGGCAGTGGAAGGAACCAGCAGGGATAAGGCGGCGGACAGCATCGAAGAACTGGCGGCAATGATAAAATGCGATCCTGCCGTTCTGCGCGCTACATTTGACCGGTACAGCGAGCTGGTTGACAAGGGCGTGGACGAAGACTTTGGAAAGCCATCCAGATTCCTGCATCCTATCAATGGGCCGAAATATGCAGCCCTCAGGCTTCACCCTTGCGTTACGGTTACCTTTGGAGGCCTGGAGACGGATGTAGCCGCACGGGTGCTGGATACAGAAGGAAGGCCGATACCTGGCCTGTATGCTGCTGGCGAAGTTGCCGATACGGGCATGTTCGGGACAGAGTATCCTACCTGCGGCACATCCATAG
This genomic interval carries:
- a CDS encoding TspO/MBR family protein, with the protein product MNIKNKSALIIFILIPLAAGSLSALLSGNSAAYLALNKPPLSPPSFLFPIVWTILYILMGISSYIIYESETPEKNKALRLYFIQLFFNFLWSIFFFGFSMYLFAFLWLLVLIILIALMIYQFHKISPVAAYLQIPYLIWCLFAAYLNFMIYQLN
- a CDS encoding LysR family transcriptional regulator, with the protein product MSIKRLPFFLSAAKYLNFTEAANEQFISQTAMSLQIKKYEDELGFQLFHRSNTGVTLTKAGGYLYKRCQYIMADYNQAISHARQVSQEDKPLIKIGYPGAYEQFAITPIVSQFYKDHPSIQVDLIYGKKKRKVLQQLEDGYLDLAVVSDYDRNYSQWLKVHPLRKDECLFLLSADNELAQQDSLEPASLTGKPMLRTIENDIISYEWQIWNVMNILGLGSNEVIYANDYYSMALLAKSDIGFGIVPACMKDMPMDGLRYVPMAGRTLNTGCSVIYMENSMNPAREEFLELLKETAGKSKSGK
- a CDS encoding FAD-dependent oxidoreductase, with amino-acid sequence MAHYVPGAYEGIGRGYRGKLIVNVTVTEERIEKIQIVKHKEVRGLAWDLPTSPIEVIPPQIIEYQSLNIPLVNGADLTSAAILDAVAAALKAAGATDEDIEQLRQAPGPEAPEPKDEVRTVDVAVFGAGAGGLAAAIEAKEGGADVILIEKQGITGGSTARSGGKLLGAGTKWQKEQGIYDTKEMCYDYLMEVGNRRGDFMDASKNRYLVEHLNETLDWLGTMGYQVQDVEAIHVSLQPWRVHNSMGGGGQTNGQGGEITTPLTHHYVDKLGGEILYNTALKELLTDENGTVNGAVCEKLDGSKLTVYAKKGVILATGGYSRNKEMCARYPVAHYFSTTPKSNVGEGLIAAEKIGARNFVHPGIQVVYTSLTCGIGINDESGLIVNERGERVVNEWSYQYHVSDALAASGSNCGWYITSGDEPYSGVQYGFKQAVEGTSRDKAADSIEELAAMIKCDPAVLRATFDRYSELVDKGVDEDFGKPSRFLHPINGPKYAALRLHPCVTVTFGGLETDVAARVLDTEGRPIPGLYAAGEVADTGMFGTEYPTCGTSIGGALFYGRIAGRVASGQSML